From Apium graveolens cultivar Ventura chromosome 9, ASM990537v1, whole genome shotgun sequence, the proteins below share one genomic window:
- the LOC141686080 gene encoding uncharacterized protein LOC141686080, protein MVKVRMNTADVAAEVKCLRRLIGMRCSNIYDLTPKTYVFKLMNSSGQTESGESEKVLLLMESGARLHTTDYARDKSNTPSGFTLKLRKHIRTRRLEDVRQIGYDRIVLFQFGLGANAHYILLELYAHGNIVLTDSDFMVLTLLRSHRDDDKGLAIMSRHQYPLDICRVFERTTSTKVQDILASKRKPDASKKLKENNAHLELTEGERSRTSGKAKSGASSRQLTFKFALGEALGYGPGILEHIILDAGLAPNVKFTKHFKLDENSLQALLKAIEKFEDWMEDVIKGDKIPEGYILMQQKVLGKDSSTSGCATQNSDQFCPLLLNQFKSRDCLYFKTFDAALDEFYSKIESQKSEQQHRVKESFAMQKLNKIRTDQESRAHILKSEVDISVKMAELIEYNLEDVDATILAVRVALDNGMSWENLVRMVKEEKKSGNPVAGLIDKLNLEKNCMTLLLSNNLDEMDDNEKTQPADKVEIDLALSAYANARRWYEMKKRQESKQEKTISAHEKAFKAAERKTQFHLSQEKTVAAITHMRKVHWFEKFNWFISSENYLVISGRDAQQNEMIVKRYMSKGDLYVHAELHGASSTIIKNHKPENPVPPLTLNQAGSFTVCHSQAWDSKIVTSAWWVYPNQVSKTAPTGEYLTVGSFIIQGKKNFLPPHPLVMGFGMLFCLDESSLGSHLNERRVRGEGKGTNEKEEIEQFQEISDSETEEKDSEKKHNLPSANCAELTREKPRLEAVSTEYGSDSNLNKTNVKAINEPKHMAETGTSLYSTHTGTKTSDISEFDDLIDRALELGPNELVKNYGFQGSHEEPEQHNLYDGERIQREKPYISKAERRKQMKGQKSDSVNESVDYGKEEDAKCNNNMKSASVKHYQFSRPVGGGKLSRGQKGKLKKMKEKYADQDEEERKIRMDLFASAGKVQNNIVEPKTEAVAVSKLATGPDVTTKICYKCKKAGHLSRDCQGLQDEAEDRLAMEEDDINEIGEDEKEKLNDVDNLTGNPLPNDILLYAVPVCGPYNALQSYKYRVKIIPGTSKRGKAAKMSLNLFSQILEATQREKELMKACTDSELVAAIIGNLKVSATGLNQLKQKEKKGKKASRQQK, encoded by the exons ATGGTTAAGGTACGAATGAACACGGCTGATGTTGCGGCAGAGGTCAAATGTTTACGACGATTAATCGGGATGCGTTGCTCTAATATCTATGACTTGACTCCCAAG ACATATGTATTTAAGCTTATGAATAGCAGTGGTCAAACTGAATCTGGCGAGAGCGAGAAAGTCTTGTTGTTGATGGAAAGTGGTGCTAGGTTGCATACTACTGATTATGCAAG GGATAAAAGCAATACTCCTTCTGGGTTCACACTCAAACTGAGGAAGCACATACGGACTAGAAGGCTCGAGGATGTGAGGCAAATTGGATATGATAGG ATAGTTCTCTTTCAATTTGGACTGGGTGCTAATGCACATTACATTCTGTTGGAGCTATATGCCCACGGAAATATAGTTCTCACTGATTCTGATTTCATGGTCTTGACTCTTCTCCGCTCACACAG GGATGATGACAAAGGATTGGCGATTATGTCACGGCACCAATACCCGTTAGACATTTGTCGAGTTTTTGAGCGGACTACTAGTACAAAGGTACAGGATATCCTTGCATCTAAAAGAAAACCCGATGCATCAAAGAAACTCAAGGAAAACAATGCACATTTGGAACTAACTGAGGGGG AACGTTCAAGGACTTCGGGAAAGGCAAAATCTGGTGCCAGTTCCAGACAACTGACTTTTAAATTCGCTCTTGGGGAGGCACTGGGTTATGGACCGGGAATACTGGAACATATTATTCTGGATGCTGGGTTGGCTCCAAATGTGAAATTTACAAAGCACTTTAAATTAGATGAAAATTCTCTTCAGGCTCTGTTAAAAGCTATTGAAAAGTTTGAGGACTGGATGGAGGATGTTATAAAAGGGGATAAGATCCCTGAAGGATACATCTTGATGCAGCAGAAAGTTTTGGGGAAGGACTCTAGTACTTCTGGTTGTGCAACACAAAACTCTGATCAG TTCTGCCCATTGCTGCTGAATCAATTTAAGTCGAGGGATTGCCTGTATTTTAAGACTTTTGATGCAGCACTGGACGAGTTCTACAGTAAAATCGAGTCTCAAAAGTCTGAACAACAGCACAGGGTAAAAGAGAGCTTTGCAATGCAGAAACTTAATAAAATACGTACTGATCAG GAAAGTCGTGCACACATTTTGAAGAGTGAAGTTGATATAAGTGTTAAAATGGCAGAACTGATAGAGTACAACTTAGAAGATGTTGATGCTACTATATTAGCTGTTCGTGTCGCTCTAGATAATGGCATGAGTTGGGAAAATCTAGTTCGCATGGTGAAAGAGGAGAAAAAATCTGGAAATCCTGTGGCTGGCCTCATAGACAAGCTCAACCTTGAAAAAAATTGCATGACACTTCTTCTGAGTAACAATCTTGATGAAATGGATGATAATGAAAAGACACAACCTGCAGATAAG GTGGAAATTGACCTGGCACTTTCAGCTTATGCAAATGCACGGCGCTGGTATGAAATGAAGAAGAGACAGGAAAGCAAGCAAGAAAAGACAATCTCAGCTCATGAAAAAGCCTTCAAAGCTGCTGAGAGAAAGACCCAATTTCACCTTTCACAG GAAAAAACTGTGGCTGCAATTACACATATGCGCAAAGTTCACTGGTTTGAAAAATTCAACTGGTTCATCAGCAGTGAGAATTATCTTGTAATTAGTGGCCGAGATGCTCAACAAAATGAGATGATAGTCAAACGTTATATGTCAAAAGGAGATTT ATATGTCCATGCAGAACTTCATGGAGCTTCTAGCACCATAATCAAAAACCACAAGCCAGAAAACCCTGTACCGCCTCTTACTTTAAACCAAGCTGGATCTTTCACT GTCTGTCACAGCCAGGCTTGGGACTCCAAGATTGTAACGAGTGCTTGGTGGGTCTATCCTAACCAGGTCAGTAAAACTGCTCCTACCGGAGAATATCTCACAGTTGGAAGTTTCATTATCCAGGGAAAAAAGAATTTTCTTCCTCCACACCCTCTTGTCATGGGATTTGGGATGTTATTTTGTTTGGATGAGAGTTCTTTGGGGTCTCATTTAAATGAAAGGAGGGTAAGGGGTGAAGGGAAAGGAACAAATGAGAAGGAAGAAATTGAACAATTTCAAGAAATATCGGACTCTGAGACCGAGGAGAAGGATTCAGAGAAGAAGCACAATCTACCATCGGCAAATTGTGCAGAGCTAACTAGAGAAAAACCAAGACTTGAAGCAGTGTCTACTGAATATGGATCTGACAGTAATTTAAATAAAACTAATGTAAAAGCTATTAATGAGCCGAAACATATGGCTGAAACAGGGACAAGTTTGTATAGCACGCATACTGGAACTAAAACTTCTGATATCTCAGAATTTGATGATCTTATAGATAGAGCTCTAGAGCTCGGGCCTAATGAGTTGGTCAAAAATTATGGATTCCAAGGTTCTCATGAAGAACCCGAGCAACATAATCTTTATGATGGAGAAAGAATACAAAGGGAAAAGCCCTATATCTCAAAAGCTGAGAGAAGAAAGCAGATGAAAGGCCAGAAAAGTGACAGCGTAAATGAATCTGTTGATTATGGGAAAGAAGAGGATGCCAAATGTAATAACAATATGAAGAGCGCGTCTGTCAAACACTATCAGTTTTCGAGGCCAGTTGGTGGTGGAAAACTGAGCCGTGGGCAGAAGGGTAAACTAAAGAAGATGAAGGAAAAGTATGCTGATCAAGATGAAGAGGAAAGAAAAATTCGAATGGATCTGTTTGCT TCTGCTGGAAAAGTACAAAATAACATAGTGGAGCCTAAGACGGAAGCAGTAGCTGTGTCAAAACTGGCAACTG GCCCTGACGTTACGACAAAAATATGTTACAAATGTAAGAAGGCAGGTCATCTGTCTCGTGATTGCCAAGGACTTCAAGATGAAGCT GAGGATAGGTTAGCCATGGAAGAAGACGATATAAACGAGATTGGGGAAGACGAGAAAGAGAAACTAAATGATGTGGATAATTTGACAGGGAATCCGTTGCCTAATGACATCCTATTATATGCTGTACCTGTCTGCGGCCCTTATAATGCATTGCAATCATACAAATATCGAGTCAAGATAATCCCAGGCACATCAAAGAGAGGGAAAG CTGCCAAGATGTCTCTGAACCTTTTTAGTCAGATTCTTGAGGCAACACAGAGAGAGAAGGAACTGATGAAAGCGTGCACAGATTCTGAGCTTGTTGCTGCAATCATTGGCAATTTAAAAGTGTCCGCAACAGGCCTTAATCAACTGAAGcagaaagaaaagaaaggaaagaaaGCTAGCAGACAACAGAAATAG